The Ochrobactrum quorumnocens genome has a segment encoding these proteins:
- a CDS encoding nuclear transport factor 2 family protein, protein MTANDLKALFDAFNRHDIDGVMHFFAEDCIFNAVGGPEIYGTRFTGRQEISAAFSGVWKSMPDAEWGNHSHFTDGDRGVSEWTFSGTAADGSRIEAEGCDLFTIRGGKIVRKQAFRKNRPVLQPRQ, encoded by the coding sequence CTGACCGCAAATGATCTCAAAGCCTTGTTTGATGCATTTAATAGGCACGACATTGATGGAGTCATGCACTTTTTCGCTGAAGATTGCATCTTCAACGCCGTTGGTGGACCGGAAATCTACGGCACTCGTTTCACGGGGCGTCAAGAGATTTCAGCTGCATTCAGCGGGGTCTGGAAATCGATGCCGGATGCTGAGTGGGGCAATCACAGCCACTTTACTGACGGAGATCGCGGCGTTTCAGAGTGGACCTTCTCCGGCACGGCAGCCGATGGCAGTCGTATTGAAGCAGAGGGCTGTGATCTTTTCACCATCCGAGGCGGCAAGATCGTGCGCAAGCAGGCGTTTCGCAAGAACCGCCCGGTTCTACAACCTCGTCAATAA
- a CDS encoding NAD(P)/FAD-dependent oxidoreductase: MQQHANFIKAERQPFDPAYDPNHSSSPGIGKDYAPTYWIGTAGPAPEDDGPVTHDLDVDVVIIGSGYTGLSCAIHLAREHGIKATVLEANGVAWGCSTRNGGQAQISAGRLKRSQWIARWGVDVARKMHSEVAEGFDLFRALIREPEIDCEPQDGGHLYIAHRDKMLPSLESEVHLLNKTFGYRARMVSRNEIHSDFVRDEEARGALYEPDGMGIHAAKLAFGYLRLARRLGAKVHTSSPVLDCTTKGGMHYLTTPGGTVRARAVCIATAGYTSPGMNALTRHRLMPILSNSIVTRPLTDSERELLNFKTRIPLTDTRTLRHYFRMLPDNRVQIGSRSAITGRDATNPKHLDLLLNGLYRKFPTLRGIKVDYSWWGWVDVSHDMMPRIFQPDPSQKLFYAMGYGGNGVMYSAQAGRRMAQLVAGKGSNLQLPIFTSPLPSHGLLTPFRRIGQWGMYRWYALRDEIL; the protein is encoded by the coding sequence ATGCAACAGCACGCCAATTTCATAAAGGCCGAGCGACAGCCCTTCGATCCGGCCTACGATCCTAACCACTCGTCCAGCCCTGGCATTGGTAAAGACTATGCGCCTACCTACTGGATCGGCACAGCAGGGCCGGCACCAGAGGACGATGGTCCTGTCACGCACGATCTGGATGTCGATGTTGTTATCATTGGCTCGGGTTATACTGGTCTTTCCTGCGCCATACATCTGGCGCGAGAGCACGGTATCAAGGCCACGGTTCTGGAGGCAAACGGCGTCGCCTGGGGCTGTAGCACCCGCAATGGTGGGCAGGCGCAGATTTCCGCCGGACGTCTGAAGCGCTCGCAATGGATTGCCCGTTGGGGTGTCGATGTTGCGCGCAAGATGCATTCAGAGGTTGCCGAAGGCTTCGATCTCTTCCGGGCATTGATTCGGGAGCCGGAGATCGATTGTGAGCCGCAGGATGGCGGTCATCTTTACATTGCTCATCGTGACAAGATGCTGCCGTCGCTTGAAAGTGAAGTCCACCTGCTGAACAAGACGTTCGGCTATCGGGCTCGCATGGTGTCGCGTAACGAAATCCATAGCGATTTTGTTCGAGACGAAGAAGCACGCGGCGCATTGTATGAGCCAGACGGTATGGGCATCCATGCCGCGAAGCTGGCTTTCGGATATCTTCGCCTCGCACGACGGCTCGGGGCTAAAGTACATACTTCCAGTCCAGTGCTCGATTGCACAACCAAAGGGGGGATGCACTATCTTACAACCCCCGGCGGCACGGTTCGTGCACGCGCTGTTTGTATCGCCACTGCCGGTTATACATCGCCAGGCATGAATGCGCTGACCCGCCATCGGCTGATGCCGATACTGTCAAACTCAATTGTCACCCGACCCTTGACGGACAGCGAACGGGAACTGCTCAACTTCAAGACACGCATTCCCCTTACAGACACGCGCACACTGCGCCATTACTTTCGGATGCTTCCGGATAACCGGGTGCAGATCGGCAGTCGCAGCGCCATCACAGGGCGCGACGCAACCAATCCGAAGCATCTCGATTTGCTGTTGAATGGCCTCTATCGCAAGTTTCCGACCCTTCGCGGTATCAAGGTCGACTACTCTTGGTGGGGCTGGGTGGATGTCAGCCACGATATGATGCCTCGAATCTTCCAGCCGGACCCTTCACAAAAGCTGTTTTACGCCATGGGTTATGGCGGCAACGGCGTCATGTATTCAGCTCAGGCTGGCCGTCGAATGGCTCAGCTGGTCGCGGGCAAAGGAAGCAATCTGCAGCTTCCGATTTTTACCTCTCCTCTGCCAAGCCATGGTCTGCTGACGCCGTTTCGACGGATAGGGCAGTGGGGAATGTACCGCTGGTACGCGCTGCGCGACGAAATCCTCTAA
- the xsc gene encoding sulfoacetaldehyde acetyltransferase, producing the protein MKMTTEEAFVKVLQMHGLEHAFGIIGSAMMPVSDLFPKAGIKFWDCAHETNAGMMADGFSRATGTMSIAIGQNGPGVTGFITAIKTAYWNHTPLLMVTPQAANKTIGQGGFQEVDQMAMFKEMVCYQEEVRDPSRIPEVLNRVIEKALRGCAPAQINIPRDYWTQVIDVDLPAIVRFERPIGGPQAIEEAAKLLSEAKFPVILNGAGVVIGGAIGESMKLAEQLDAPVCCGYQHNDAFPGSHRLAVGPLGYNGSKAAMELISKADVVLALGTRLNPFSTLPGYGIDYWPKNAAIIQVDINADRIGLTKKVSVGICGDAKQVARQILEQLAPSAGDAGREERKAAIHQTRSAWQQQLSSMDHEDDDVGTEWNEGARKREPDRMSPRQAWRAIQAALPKDAIISTDIGNNCAIGNAYPTFEVGRKYLAPGMFGPCGYGFPSIVGAKIGCPDVPVVGFAGDGAFGISMNEMGSIGREGWPAITMVIFRNYQWGAEKRNTTLWYSNNFVGTELNPNLSYAKIAEGCGLKGVSVYTTTALTEALSTAISEQEKGVTTFIEVILNQELGEPFRRDAMKKPVPVAGIDRADMRVQKRA; encoded by the coding sequence ATGAAAATGACCACCGAGGAAGCCTTCGTCAAAGTTCTCCAGATGCATGGTTTAGAACATGCTTTTGGCATCATCGGCTCGGCTATGATGCCGGTATCAGATCTTTTTCCAAAGGCTGGCATTAAATTCTGGGACTGCGCTCACGAAACCAATGCCGGCATGATGGCAGATGGCTTCAGCCGCGCAACAGGCACAATGTCAATTGCCATTGGCCAGAATGGCCCTGGTGTTACTGGCTTTATTACTGCCATCAAGACGGCATACTGGAACCATACCCCGCTCTTGATGGTGACACCACAGGCAGCCAACAAGACGATTGGTCAGGGCGGTTTCCAGGAAGTTGATCAGATGGCCATGTTCAAGGAGATGGTCTGTTACCAGGAAGAGGTACGTGATCCCTCGCGTATCCCTGAAGTGCTGAACCGGGTGATTGAAAAGGCCTTGCGGGGTTGCGCCCCGGCACAGATCAATATTCCTCGCGATTACTGGACACAGGTAATCGATGTAGATTTACCGGCAATCGTCCGTTTTGAACGTCCGATCGGTGGTCCGCAGGCCATCGAGGAAGCAGCAAAGCTGTTGTCGGAAGCAAAGTTTCCAGTCATCCTCAACGGTGCTGGTGTTGTTATTGGTGGCGCTATCGGGGAGTCAATGAAACTTGCCGAACAGCTCGACGCACCGGTCTGCTGCGGCTATCAGCACAATGATGCTTTTCCCGGTAGTCATCGTCTTGCGGTCGGGCCGCTCGGTTACAACGGCTCGAAAGCGGCGATGGAGCTGATCTCAAAAGCTGACGTAGTGTTGGCGCTTGGTACCCGCCTCAATCCATTCTCGACCTTGCCGGGCTACGGCATAGATTATTGGCCGAAGAACGCTGCGATCATTCAGGTTGATATCAACGCTGATCGTATTGGGCTGACCAAAAAAGTATCGGTTGGCATCTGCGGTGATGCCAAACAGGTTGCGCGGCAGATTCTTGAGCAGCTTGCTCCCTCGGCTGGCGATGCGGGTCGTGAGGAACGTAAAGCGGCGATCCATCAAACCCGATCTGCGTGGCAGCAACAGCTCTCCTCAATGGACCACGAGGACGATGATGTCGGAACTGAATGGAACGAAGGTGCACGTAAACGCGAACCTGATCGCATGTCACCCCGTCAGGCCTGGCGCGCTATTCAGGCTGCTCTGCCAAAGGATGCAATCATATCGACCGACATTGGCAATAATTGTGCAATCGGCAACGCCTATCCAACTTTCGAAGTTGGCAGAAAGTATCTTGCACCGGGCATGTTCGGTCCTTGCGGATACGGGTTTCCGTCGATTGTCGGCGCCAAGATCGGTTGCCCGGATGTCCCGGTAGTAGGCTTTGCAGGTGACGGTGCCTTCGGGATTTCGATGAATGAAATGGGCTCAATTGGCCGGGAAGGATGGCCCGCAATTACTATGGTGATCTTCCGCAATTACCAATGGGGTGCGGAAAAGCGCAATACGACACTATGGTATTCGAACAACTTCGTTGGCACCGAACTTAATCCCAATCTCAGCTATGCGAAAATCGCCGAGGGTTGTGGTTTGAAGGGAGTTTCCGTCTATACGACTACGGCACTCACCGAAGCGCTTTCCACCGCGATCTCAGAGCAGGAAAAGGGCGTGACGACGTTCATAGAAGTCATCCTCAATCAGGAACTCGGTGAACCCTTCCGGCGCGACGCTATGAAAAAGCCCGTGCCGGTTGCCGGAATTGACCGCGCGGACATGCGCGTCCAAAAGCGAGCTTAA
- the pta gene encoding phosphate acetyltransferase, producing MKPLDHIIETAKASPRRIVLAEGEDSRIIEGAIRATREGVAEIILVGNRSTIEVSLAAAGAIPEDFQIEDPISSELAPGLAKAYHVLRAGKGVDEEAATMALRSPLVFAAMMVREGEADGTVGGAVATTADTVRAALQTIGRAPGTGLVSSFFLMMLCAPHHAKKGIFVFADCGLVVEPDAASLADIAVSSARSFETLAGKPPKVAMLSFSTAGSAVHEKVSKVVEATRLAHVAVPELMIDGELQFDSAFVEAISDAKAPQSVLHGGANVFVFPNLDAANIGYKIAQRIGGATAIGPVMQGLAKPANDLSRGCSADDVFHMIAITVVQAGYIS from the coding sequence ATGAAACCGCTTGATCATATCATCGAAACTGCCAAAGCATCGCCGCGCCGGATAGTGCTTGCCGAGGGAGAGGACTCGCGCATTATTGAGGGGGCGATCCGCGCCACGCGGGAGGGGGTCGCTGAGATCATTCTTGTTGGTAATCGCTCGACTATCGAGGTAAGCCTTGCTGCGGCAGGGGCGATACCCGAAGACTTCCAGATTGAGGACCCTATCTCGTCCGAATTAGCCCCGGGATTAGCTAAGGCCTATCATGTTCTTCGCGCGGGTAAGGGTGTTGATGAAGAAGCAGCCACTATGGCACTGCGTTCCCCGCTTGTTTTTGCGGCTATGATGGTGCGCGAGGGTGAAGCAGACGGGACTGTGGGTGGAGCGGTAGCGACAACTGCCGACACAGTACGCGCCGCACTGCAAACAATTGGTCGAGCGCCCGGCACGGGCCTTGTATCGAGCTTCTTTCTGATGATGCTGTGCGCGCCGCACCATGCCAAAAAAGGCATCTTCGTTTTCGCCGATTGTGGTCTTGTGGTCGAACCCGATGCGGCTAGTCTCGCCGATATCGCTGTGAGCTCGGCTCGTTCCTTTGAAACCCTCGCTGGCAAGCCGCCAAAAGTGGCCATGCTTTCCTTCTCAACGGCTGGCAGCGCTGTGCATGAAAAGGTTTCCAAGGTGGTGGAGGCAACCCGGCTCGCCCATGTTGCCGTGCCCGAACTCATGATCGACGGTGAATTGCAATTCGATAGCGCCTTCGTTGAAGCTATTAGCGACGCCAAGGCACCTCAATCGGTGTTGCACGGCGGGGCTAACGTCTTTGTATTTCCCAATCTTGATGCGGCAAATATTGGCTACAAGATCGCCCAGCGTATCGGTGGCGCGACGGCTATCGGGCCTGTCATGCAGGGTCTCGCTAAACCCGCCAATGACCTGTCCCGTGGTTGCAGCGCTGATGATGTGTTCCACATGATTGCCATCACTGTGGTCCAGGCTGGCTATATTAGTTAG
- a CDS encoding IS30 family transposase, translated as MSNCYSQITLRERRRLFELKQLKVPLGDIARLMGRHRSTIYREIKRNSFRDTEIPDYNGYHSVVADNISKDRRTRLRKLRRYPELRKFVIEQLEAHWSPEQICGRLVRHGLSAIRLCAETIYRFIYSKEEYGLKLFEHLAEMRTKRCPRGTRRSRSSRIPEAFRIHQRPDFIGNRLQFGNWEGDLIIFDRDLGEANVMTLVERKSRYCVIIKNNSRHSKPIMNKIIQAFATLPYHARRSFTFDRGSEFMGYRALEDGMGARSWFCDPNSPWQKGAIENINKRIRRYLPSNTDLTQVNQAQLTALAHDLNATPRKCLGFKTPAEVFASLLQEAA; from the coding sequence ATGTCGAATTGCTATTCACAGATCACTTTGCGTGAACGTCGCCGTCTTTTCGAACTTAAACAGCTCAAAGTCCCTCTCGGCGACATTGCGCGGCTGATGGGTCGTCATCGCTCGACGATCTATCGCGAGATCAAGCGTAACAGCTTTCGGGACACTGAGATACCAGACTATAATGGCTATCACAGCGTTGTTGCCGACAATATCAGCAAAGACCGCAGAACACGGTTGCGCAAGCTCAGACGTTACCCAGAGCTGCGCAAGTTTGTCATTGAACAATTGGAAGCCCATTGGTCGCCAGAGCAGATCTGCGGCCGACTGGTTCGCCATGGTCTGAGCGCGATACGACTGTGTGCGGAAACGATTTATCGCTTCATTTACTCAAAGGAAGAATATGGGCTGAAGCTGTTTGAACACCTTGCCGAGATGCGAACAAAACGCTGCCCACGCGGCACCAGACGATCGCGCAGTTCCCGTATTCCAGAAGCGTTTCGCATTCATCAACGCCCTGATTTTATTGGCAATCGTCTGCAATTCGGCAACTGGGAAGGTGATTTGATTATCTTTGATCGTGACCTGGGAGAAGCCAATGTCATGACGCTTGTTGAACGCAAAAGTCGTTATTGCGTCATCATCAAAAACAACAGTCGGCACTCAAAGCCTATCATGAACAAAATCATTCAGGCCTTTGCTACACTGCCTTATCACGCACGCCGCAGTTTTACCTTTGATCGCGGTTCCGAGTTTATGGGGTATAGGGCTTTGGAGGATGGAATGGGGGCCAGAAGCTGGTTTTGCGATCCAAACTCGCCATGGCAAAAAGGTGCTATTGAGAACATCAACAAGCGCATTCGACGTTATTTGCCCAGCAACACTGACCTGACGCAGGTCAACCAGGCGCAGTTGACTGCCCTCGCCCATGATCTCAACGCAACCCCGCGCAAGTGTCTTGGATTCAAGACACCCGCTGAAGTGTTCGCCTCCCTTTTGCAGGAAGCAGCATAA
- a CDS encoding ISNCY family transposase: protein MPCLITMSQKELHRLEVVQKIRDLRLSVVQAAELLGLSRSQVHRLLQAYDRDGPAGLVSKKRSRPSNRRHSEDFRNTALDLIRERYLDFGPTLAREKLIELHRISVAKETLRQWMTEAGIWISRRERKKRVFQPRGRRDCFGELVQIDGSHHWWFENRGPKCALLVYIDDATGKLLHLRFAGSENTFDYLHATKAYLQQWGKPLAFYSDKHGVFRSLHASKKDRTSGLTQFGRALYELNIDIICANTPQAKGRVERANQTLQDRLVKEMRLRGIDTIEAANAYATEFIMDFNTRFGKQPRNPKDMHRPLAEHENLDGAMCRKEVRTLSQSLTLRYDKVLFILDPTEISRPLAGQKVIVCDYPDGRLEIMHESFSLPYRTFDTLRSVHRAEVVDNKRLDDMLSIVAEMQAGREEKRSGPRRTGQTNHMFGIRDGSVGNGYQKRGRKPGRRTDFMNDPEVIARREKALARIEAGK from the coding sequence ATGCCCTGTTTGATCACCATGTCGCAGAAAGAATTGCATCGCCTCGAAGTCGTCCAGAAGATCCGTGATCTACGCCTGAGTGTTGTCCAGGCGGCTGAGCTGCTTGGCCTCAGTCGAAGTCAGGTTCACAGGCTGCTGCAAGCCTATGACCGGGATGGTCCAGCTGGCCTCGTTTCCAAGAAGCGATCGCGTCCGAGCAACCGGCGTCACAGCGAGGATTTCCGTAATACGGCGCTGGACCTGATCCGCGAACGCTATCTGGATTTCGGTCCGACGCTGGCGCGCGAGAAGCTGATCGAACTGCACCGGATCTCTGTTGCCAAGGAGACGCTGCGGCAATGGATGACCGAGGCCGGCATCTGGATCTCGCGCCGGGAACGCAAGAAACGGGTTTTCCAGCCACGCGGCCGGCGCGACTGCTTTGGCGAACTGGTGCAGATCGACGGCTCGCATCACTGGTGGTTCGAGAACCGCGGCCCCAAATGCGCCCTGCTCGTCTACATCGATGACGCCACCGGCAAGCTCTTGCATCTTCGCTTTGCCGGATCGGAAAATACGTTCGACTATCTGCATGCGACGAAGGCTTATCTGCAGCAATGGGGCAAGCCGCTGGCTTTCTATAGCGACAAGCACGGCGTTTTCCGCTCGCTCCATGCGTCGAAGAAAGACCGGACGAGCGGTCTGACGCAGTTCGGCCGGGCGCTTTACGAGCTGAACATCGACATCATCTGTGCCAACACCCCACAGGCCAAAGGCCGTGTGGAACGTGCCAACCAGACGCTGCAGGATCGGCTGGTCAAGGAGATGCGGCTGCGCGGCATCGACACGATCGAGGCCGCCAATGCCTATGCCACTGAGTTCATTATGGATTTCAACACTCGCTTCGGCAAGCAACCACGCAATCCGAAGGACATGCACCGGCCACTGGCCGAGCATGAGAACCTTGATGGCGCCATGTGCCGCAAGGAAGTCCGCACCCTTTCGCAGTCATTGACGCTGCGCTACGACAAGGTGCTGTTCATTCTCGACCCGACCGAGATTTCCAGGCCATTGGCGGGCCAGAAGGTGATCGTCTGCGATTATCCGGACGGCCGGCTCGAGATCATGCACGAGAGCTTTTCCCTGCCCTACAGAACCTTCGACACGTTGCGCTCGGTGCATCGTGCGGAGGTTGTCGATAACAAGCGGCTGGACGACATGCTGTCAATTGTCGCCGAGATGCAAGCTGGACGCGAAGAGAAACGGAGCGGCCCGCGCCGAACAGGTCAGACAAACCATATGTTTGGCATACGCGATGGCAGCGTCGGTAATGGTTATCAGAAACGTGGGCGCAAGCCGGGACGCAGGACCGATTTCATGAACGATCCGGAGGTCATTGCCAGACGTGAGAAGGCGCTGGCGCGAATAGAAGCTGGGAAATGA
- a CDS encoding transposase: MAIEDTNEIVETASQDSIAPAKRAKSKTRARKSAPAQEAASADTAAKLTRKKYTFAERAKLLASISKDLKNSDTTVKTALTKVGISEQTYYNWKKASETKDHVEPVQQSDELKALVELEAENQRLRKALATKLRNENAELRKRLGL; the protein is encoded by the coding sequence ATGGCTATTGAAGATACCAACGAAATCGTGGAAACAGCTTCGCAAGATAGCATTGCTCCGGCTAAGCGAGCTAAATCCAAAACGCGGGCACGTAAAAGCGCACCAGCTCAAGAGGCCGCTTCTGCTGACACTGCAGCAAAATTAACGCGCAAGAAATACACCTTTGCCGAGCGCGCCAAATTACTGGCCTCAATCTCCAAAGACCTGAAGAATAGTGATACCACTGTTAAGACGGCCTTGACGAAAGTAGGCATCAGCGAGCAGACATATTATAACTGGAAGAAAGCTTCCGAAACGAAGGACCATGTTGAACCCGTTCAGCAGAGTGACGAACTTAAAGCTTTGGTTGAACTGGAAGCTGAGAACCAACGTTTGCGTAAGGCTTTAGCGACAAAGCTTCGGAATGAGAATGCGGAACTCCGTAAGCGTCTTGGATTATAA
- a CDS encoding hemolysin family protein, with protein MYFEIITVVLLTILNGVLAMSELAVVSSRPARLRVLADKGSRGAQMAITLAENPGRFLSTVQIGITLVGVLSGAFSGATLGARLTGWLITQGVSPSVADAFGVGSVVVAITYLSLIVGELVPKQIALREPEFIASRVAPSMAILSKFAAPLVWLLDTSGRLVLRLLGQSGKSSDGVTDEEIKTVLAEAHNAGVIETEESRMIAGVMRLADRTARGLMTPRLDVEMIDIEDNIEDIRDQLQKSNRSRLPVRGKNSDEIIGVLQARDFFNQLSLQGRVDLSNLLKEVPVVSDFSDALDVVEAIRGTPTHMVLVYDEYGHFEGVITAGDVMEAIIGAMQEDHIEEQAIVRRADGSYLVSGWMPIDEFSEFMRFPIENDVEYNTIAGFVLEELKHLPDVGETFSRNGWVFEIVDLDGRRIDKLLIKSEEPQTE; from the coding sequence TTGTATTTTGAAATAATCACCGTCGTGCTGCTCACGATTCTGAACGGCGTCCTTGCCATGTCGGAACTTGCAGTGGTTTCTTCGCGCCCCGCAAGGTTACGAGTGCTTGCAGACAAGGGCAGCCGAGGAGCTCAGATGGCCATAACTTTGGCCGAAAATCCAGGGCGCTTCCTGTCGACGGTGCAAATTGGTATCACTCTGGTCGGCGTTTTGTCGGGAGCATTTTCGGGCGCCACTCTCGGTGCACGTCTCACAGGCTGGCTCATAACTCAAGGTGTGTCTCCATCTGTCGCTGACGCTTTTGGCGTAGGCTCGGTCGTGGTCGCAATTACTTATCTCTCGTTGATCGTAGGTGAACTGGTTCCCAAACAGATTGCACTTCGCGAACCTGAATTTATAGCGAGCCGCGTAGCCCCCAGTATGGCGATCCTTTCGAAGTTTGCCGCGCCGCTGGTATGGCTCCTGGATACATCTGGTCGGCTTGTGTTGAGATTGCTTGGCCAGTCGGGCAAATCGAGTGACGGTGTCACGGACGAAGAAATCAAAACCGTGCTTGCCGAAGCCCACAACGCGGGTGTGATCGAGACTGAAGAATCTCGGATGATCGCAGGTGTTATGCGCCTCGCTGATCGTACTGCACGCGGACTCATGACGCCACGTCTCGATGTGGAAATGATAGACATTGAGGACAATATTGAAGATATTCGCGATCAGTTACAAAAGTCCAATCGATCTCGTCTCCCCGTTAGGGGTAAGAATTCGGACGAAATAATCGGCGTATTGCAAGCTCGGGATTTTTTCAATCAGCTTTCATTGCAAGGAAGAGTTGACCTTAGCAACCTCCTCAAGGAAGTGCCAGTTGTTTCTGACTTTTCTGACGCGCTCGATGTTGTCGAAGCTATCCGTGGCACACCAACCCATATGGTGCTCGTTTATGACGAATACGGGCATTTTGAAGGGGTTATTACGGCTGGCGATGTGATGGAGGCCATCATTGGCGCCATGCAAGAAGATCATATTGAGGAGCAAGCTATCGTTCGTAGGGCTGATGGCTCTTATTTAGTCTCGGGCTGGATGCCAATTGATGAGTTTTCGGAATTCATGCGCTTTCCGATAGAAAACGATGTCGAATACAATACGATTGCTGGCTTTGTGCTTGAAGAGTTGAAGCACCTGCCCGATGTCGGTGAAACTTTCAGCAGAAATGGCTGGGTTTTTGAGATTGTCGATCTTGACGGTCGACGAATAGATAAGCTGCTTATTAAATCTGAAGAGCCACAGACCGAGTAG
- a CDS encoding NAD(P)/FAD-dependent oxidoreductase, producing MLEKTQTVLVRTFLDKFGAALEEGRVDDAVLMFADDCYWRDLVAFTWNIKTVEGHDEVRDMLQSQLQLVKPTKWLVAAGEAATEADGVTESWITFETDVARGYGLIRLKGGKIWTLLTVMSELKGHEEKSGFTRPLGAKHGQDLGAKTWKEEREEEARTLGYEKQPYVLVIGGGQGGIALGARLRQLGVPTIIVERNENAGDSWRKRYKSLCLHDPVWYDHLPYIDFPKNWPVFAPKDKIGDWLEFYTKVMELNYWTRSTVKSARWDEAKKEWSVVIDRDGETVILRPKQLVFATGMSGKPNIPGMKGQDRFRGEQQHSSRHPGPDGYKGKKVVVVGSNNSAHDICAALCEAGVDVTMVQRSSTHIVRSEPLMKHGLGALYSEEALQNGVTTAKADLIFASLPYRIMHEFQKPIYDKIREIDADFYAALEKVGFQLDFGADGSGLFLKYLRRGSGYYIDIGASQLIIDGKIKLASGRIEEITENAVKLTNGTELPADLIVYATGYGSMNGWVEDIIDRETADKIGKVWGLGSETPKDPGPWEGEQRNMWKPTQQEALWFHGGNLHQSRHYSQYLSLQLKARMEGIETPVYQLQAVHHTK from the coding sequence ATGCTTGAGAAAACACAAACCGTGCTGGTTCGGACCTTTCTCGATAAATTCGGTGCAGCACTTGAAGAGGGGCGGGTCGATGACGCCGTTTTGATGTTCGCTGATGATTGCTACTGGCGCGATCTCGTCGCCTTTACCTGGAACATTAAGACTGTAGAAGGGCACGATGAGGTGCGTGACATGCTGCAATCACAGTTGCAGCTGGTTAAGCCAACCAAGTGGCTCGTGGCCGCTGGCGAAGCCGCAACGGAGGCCGATGGCGTTACGGAAAGCTGGATAACTTTCGAGACTGATGTTGCACGCGGATATGGTCTTATTCGCTTGAAGGGTGGCAAGATATGGACCCTTCTTACGGTCATGTCGGAGTTGAAAGGACATGAGGAAAAATCCGGCTTTACCCGACCGCTTGGGGCAAAGCACGGTCAGGACCTTGGAGCCAAGACGTGGAAGGAAGAGCGCGAAGAGGAAGCTCGAACGCTTGGTTATGAGAAGCAGCCCTATGTGCTGGTTATAGGCGGAGGGCAGGGCGGCATTGCACTGGGAGCGCGTTTGCGCCAGCTCGGGGTGCCGACGATCATCGTTGAGCGCAACGAAAACGCGGGGGACTCTTGGCGCAAACGCTACAAGTCACTCTGCCTGCATGATCCGGTCTGGTATGATCATTTGCCATATATTGATTTTCCAAAAAACTGGCCGGTTTTTGCACCGAAGGACAAGATCGGCGATTGGCTGGAATTCTACACCAAAGTGATGGAACTGAACTACTGGACACGCTCCACGGTCAAGTCTGCGCGATGGGACGAAGCGAAAAAGGAATGGTCTGTCGTCATTGATCGCGATGGCGAGACGGTCATTCTGCGTCCTAAACAGCTTGTGTTTGCAACTGGTATGTCTGGCAAGCCGAACATTCCAGGCATGAAAGGCCAAGACCGCTTTAGGGGGGAGCAACAGCATTCCTCCCGGCATCCGGGCCCCGATGGTTATAAGGGTAAAAAGGTTGTTGTCGTCGGCTCTAACAATTCGGCTCATGATATCTGCGCCGCACTTTGCGAAGCTGGCGTAGATGTAACTATGGTTCAAAGATCATCGACCCATATCGTCCGGTCTGAGCCACTGATGAAGCACGGGCTCGGCGCGCTTTATTCCGAAGAGGCTTTGCAGAACGGCGTCACTACTGCCAAAGCTGATCTGATATTTGCTTCACTTCCCTATCGCATCATGCATGAATTCCAGAAACCCATCTATGACAAGATCCGCGAGATCGATGCTGATTTCTATGCAGCACTCGAAAAAGTCGGTTTTCAATTGGATTTCGGCGCCGATGGATCGGGATTGTTTCTTAAATATCTGCGGCGGGGATCAGGTTACTACATCGACATTGGCGCTTCACAGTTGATCATTGATGGTAAAATCAAGCTTGCATCCGGACGGATCGAAGAGATCACCGAAAACGCGGTCAAGCTCACCAATGGCACAGAGTTACCCGCCGATCTCATCGTTTATGCGACAGGTTATGGCTCAATGAACGGCTGGGTCGAAGATATCATTGACCGGGAGACAGCAGACAAGATTGGTAAAGTCTGGGGATTGGGATCCGAAACGCCAAAAGACCCCGGCCCTTGGGAAGGAGAACAACGTAACATGTGGAAGCCCACCCAACAGGAAGCGTTGTGGTTTCATGGGGGTAACCTGCATCAGTCGCGTCACTATTCCCAATACCTGTCGTTGCAGCTCAAAGCCCGTATGGAGGGAATAGAAACGCCTGTCTATCAATTGCAGGCAGTCCACCATACCAAATAG